Proteins found in one Xyrauchen texanus isolate HMW12.3.18 chromosome 30, RBS_HiC_50CHRs, whole genome shotgun sequence genomic segment:
- the LOC127624260 gene encoding uncharacterized protein LOC127624260, with product MEDEEDEQLPHCCETPLRNKSTENRDALHLEVGQSTTRHRRFEDRSTQTASSVQNSGRAGDMAPFQGSEAETASSPCGNVDARTAFRANCGTGGCASLTAALGAPEEPRALFHGNAGFRAHFPALFEPVPDGAPNTRDSAVDEMRQEQKEDEPEAGISVEIQIGRKLREMGDQFQQEHLQLFTQHHRGQLGWFHLVTSLYNFLFPREGP from the exons ATGGAGGATGAGGAGGACGAACAGCTTCCTCACTGCTGTGAAACACCATTAAGAAACAAGAGCACAGAGAACAGAGACGCCTTGCATCTAGAGGTGGGACAATCGACTACCCGGCACAGACGTTTTGAAGACAGATCCACTCAGACTGCGAGCTCTGTCCAGAACTCAGGGAGAGCTGGAGATATGGCACCATTCCAGGGGTCTGAAGCAGAGACAGCATCATCTCCCTGTGGAAATGTGGATGCCAGGACTGCATTTAGGGCTAATTGTGGAACTGGGGGCTGTGCTTCACTTACTGCGGCCCTAGGGGCTCCTGAAGAGCCAAGAGCACTTTTTCATG GAAATGCTGGTTTTCGCGCCCACTTCCCTGCCTTGTTCGAACCGGTCCCGGATGGTGCACCAAACACAAGAGACAGTGCGGTGGATGAAATGAGGCAAGAACAaaaagaagatgaaccagaggcGGGGATTAGTGTGGAGATTCAGATTGGACGTAAATTACGAGAAATGGGTGACCAGTTTCAGCAGGAACATCTTCAGCTG TTCACTCAGCACCACAGGGGCCAGTTGGGTTGGTTCCACCTAGTAACATCACTGTACAACTTCCTGTTTCCACGAGAAGGGCCCTGA